The DNA window CACCATCGATCAGCGCCTCGATCCGCCGCTCCGCCTCGTCGAACGTTCCGCCGACGACCTTGGGCATCTCGGGATCCCGGCTATTCGACGGCGTGGGGGAGGGGGTGACGGTCCGAGTCGCGGTGACGGTGGCGGTCGGGCCCGGGACGGCCTTTGTCCTGACCTGCGGGGCAGGCGAACAGGCGCCGGCGATCAACAGCATCACCAACGCGACGGCGGCCATGCCGCCACAACCGAACACCGTCTTCTGCGTCGCGTTGAGTGCCCCGTCGGCGGGCGGCGTGTGCGGAATTGGTCCGTACGGCGAAGTCACGGGCAGGTCTCTTCCAGCTTGACGGTGGCGAAATCGATCGTGGTCGAATGGTCGACCTTGCCCGGCCCGGGCTTCTGGGAGCAGACCTTCCAGTTCCGGTCCAGCAACTGCATGCGGCCGGCGCCAGTGGCGTCGTGTGAGGTGAGGACGAAGAAGCCCTCGGCCTGGGCGGCGTCCTGTGCCGCCTGGAGCTGCTGCCCTGCGTAATTGGAGAGCTTCGTCCTCTCCGCGGCCGAGGCTGTCTCCTTTGGAACTGTCTCCTTGGGTGCGCGCCTTGGCGTGTCGGTCACCGTGGCAGTGACGGTCTCGGTAACGGTCGGACCGGGCACCGCTCGCGTCTTCACGCTCGCCTGGGGTGAGCACGCGGCGCCGATGCTGCCGACAAGGACGACCATGAAGAGCAGACCGCCACAGCCAAGGATGGTCTTGTGCTTGCCATTGAACTGGTTCGGCGGCGCCGGAGGGTGGTAGGGCGGAGGCTGGTACGGGGGGACGGACAAGGCGTTCTCCTGCGGAGCGGTAGATTTGATCGGCGTTCAAGTTGCACAGATTGTCATAAGGTGCTGCCTGTCCGTACCGGATTGAGGCAGAAAGCCCGCGGACAACACCGGGACATGCGCCGCTCTGCTGGATGCTGACGGGATCTCAGGCTTCAAACAGGTCCCTGCTTACTGCCAAATCGGTTCCAGCAAGGGAAGTTTGTACTGGTCCGGGCGCTGTGCGAAACGGTTTCGCGCGGACGCGACCTACTGCCCAGTGGAGCCCCAGCACCCCGACGGCCCACCCGAACCTGACGCACCTCAGCCCCGGTTCGCGTTGTGGCTGACCAAACCCCGCGGCGGCGGATCGTCGTGCAGGACACGCCGGAGGAGGCGGTGGTCGCGCCAGGTGCCGTCGATGCGGAGATTGCGGGTCGCCGCGGTGCCAATGGGCTGGACCTCGCCGGATACCGCGTGTACCGCCGGCTGAGCACCACCCAGTGGGCGAAGACCAGGGGCAGCTCTGCTCCCTACTCCCCGCCGCCGGACCTCGCAGACAACGCCGTCCCGTTCACTGGCAAGCTGAGGACATGGAGTCCCTCGACCAAGACCTGAGCAAGGCAATCGTGAACGCAGATGCGCCGGCCTGGTCCCTTCGTGCCGCTGCCGGTCGACAGCTCGCGGCATCGGCCAAGATCGACGAAGTCGCGGATGTCCTCCTCCGCCTCCTCTTGGACGCCCAGGACACCGGGGTGACCCAGGACACCGCCGACGCGTTGCTTGCCCGCAAGGACACTGTTGGCTTGCGGCACGTGCTGCTGGCCAGGAGCTGCGCCGCCTGCTTCGACACGGCAGATCAGATCAGCGCCGCTCTCGATGCCGACCCCGACTGGATGACGACCGAGGGAGCGGACCGGCTGATCAAGCAGCTGCGGGAGCTGAAGACGGATGACGACGACGGCGTCCGCGACGAAGCTGAGAGGATCCTCGCGCAGATCCGTCCGCGCAGGAGTGGGCACTCGACTCAGCCCCTGGACCCTGACAATCGTCCCAGGCCGGCACTCCGCGGCGACCGGTCGGACTACGGGCTCCTTCGCCCCTATCTGGACTGACTGCGACCCAGCAAGCTTTGGAAGGGCCCGGTCATGTGGCAGAGGTCCAAGGTCGAGTTGCAGGTGGCGATTCGGCGTGATCACCGGCTGGTGTGAAGATGCGCGAGCTTGTACGCCCATGCGGCGGGGGTCCTTCTCGCGGCCCCTTCACGTTCTCCCGCCGCTCATCAGCTCAGCTGTCGTAGCCACGAGTCGAGAGCCGCATAGTCGCCGTCAGTCAGGCCCTGGCACGGATCGACACGATGGAGCAGGGCGTGTCCTTGGTGATGGTCAGCAACCCAGGCCCGATCGGTGTCCGTGACCTCGTCGTCGACCCAGGCGAACGGACGCCCCGCAGCCCATTCAACGAGTGCACGGGTCTTCCAGTGCAATCCGTTCCGCTCGTCCTGGTGATCGAGGTCGCCCGGCTCCGGCCAGATCACCACTGCCAGCTGCGGCAGACCGATGCGGGGGGCGATGCACTCGTTCGCGTCAGCCATCCATGTCGTCGCCCAGACCACCTCGCACGGGAGCGCCGCCAGCCGGGGTCCGTGCTCGGGATTGACCCTGGTCAGGAGCGGATTCGCATCGACGTCAAGGAGGTCGGGGCCCGTCGCACAGGTCGGATACGTCTGGGACACCGCGCCGAACGGGATGAGTGGCCCGTCGACATCGAGAAACAGCAGGGAACGCTGCACAGAGCCAGTCACAGGACCACGATAGCGACAGGTCCCCGCCGGGGACCGACTCGATGACCAAGGCCCCGCAATCGGCTGCCGCTCCGCCCATTGCTATTCCTCGTGGACATCCAGGTGTCTCCATCCAGGTGTCTCACAGTCCGCAGCCGCTGCTCAGACCAGCAGACGAACGCTGCTGCTGGCAGTGAACCAAGCCGTGGTGACCACGGTCCCGTAGTGCGGTCCGCGGTACCGGCGAGGCCGACGATGACGACGGAGACTCGCCACCGGCTCTGCCCCGGCCGGCCTCAGCCCACTGCCTTCTTGACAAGCTCGCTGATGCGCTCTTCATCGGCCGCGGTCAGCTCCCTCACGGCGTAGGCGGTCGACCACATGGCGCCGTCGTCCAGTGACGCCTGGTCGCTGAAGCCGAGCGTGGCATACCTCGTCTTGAACTTCTCCGCGCTCTGGAAGTGGCAGACGACCTTGCCATCTCTGGCGTACGCGGGCATCCCGTACCAGAGCTTCGGCGCGAGGCCCGGCGCGGCGGTCTTGATGATCTCGTGGATCCGTCCGGCGAGGACGCGGTCCGCCTCCGGCATCTCGGCGATCTTCGCGAGCACGTCCCGCTCCGCCGCCGCATCCTTCTCCGCCCGGGACGAACCGCGCCGCGCCGCCGCCTTCTTCTCCTCCCGTGCGTGCTCCTTCATCGCGGCCCGTTCATCGGCGGTGAAGCCGTTGTACTTCTCGGTGGTCGTGCCGGAGTCCTCGACGGGCGACTTCGTGTGCGGCATGGCAAGTTTCCTCTCGTACAGGGTCAGGCGGGGCGGGAGTGCGGGGGCCGGGCGTCAGGACGACGTGGGGGCGCGCGACGCGGCAGCCTCCCAGGCGAACCCGTCCGGGTCGGTGAAGGTGCCGCCGGTGCCGCCGAGGACGATGCGGTGCGAGCCGGCGCCGGCGGCGGGGACGCCGAGGTCCTTGGCAAGGGCACGGCGCTTGTACAGCGCCAGCTTGAGGGGACCGGACTGACCGGAGGCGAACTCGGCGTACTTTCCACCGAAGCTCTTGGCCACGGTCAGGCCCCGGCTGACGTAGAACTGCTTGGTGGCCTTCACGTTCTCGACGCCGAGCAGTACGACGACATCATCGATCTCGCGGGTGGCCGGGCCGATGTCCTTCTTCGCGGAGGTCGCGACCTTCCAGATCGTCCCGTCCGGAGCCTGAGCGACGCCGCCGTAGCCCCACAGCGACTTCGCGGCGGGCTTCAGCACCGTTGCGCCCGCGTCCACTGCGGCGCCGATGAAGCTGTCGACGGTGGCCGGCCCGGACACCGTGAGCGCCATGGTGAAGCCGCGGAATCCGGTGGAGTGCGCCTCGGAGGCCCGCAGGTGCACGTACGGGTCCAGGTCGCAGGCGCTGTAGAAGCGGCGGGCGGCCTCGGGGTCGGCCACCTCAAGGGTGACGGACGCGAGGGACGTGCCGGCTGCGGTGAAAGTGGTGGTTGCCATGACCATCACGCTAGGGGCTGAGAGGCGGTTGAGGCTTCTCGATTCCTGACCGGTCTTGAGACTTGCTTCGCCACACACGCCGGCATCCTCCAGCCACGCGACCAAGTCAGTCGCACCGATTGCTGGA is part of the Streptomyces agglomeratus genome and encodes:
- a CDS encoding HAD domain-containing protein, whose amino-acid sequence is MTGSVQRSLLFLDVDGPLIPFGAVSQTYPTCATGPDLLDVDANPLLTRVNPEHGPRLAALPCEVVWATTWMADANECIAPRIGLPQLAVVIWPEPGDLDHQDERNGLHWKTRALVEWAAGRPFAWVDDEVTDTDRAWVADHHQGHALLHRVDPCQGLTDGDYAALDSWLRQLS
- a CDS encoding iron chaperone — protein: MPHTKSPVEDSGTTTEKYNGFTADERAAMKEHAREEKKAAARRGSSRAEKDAAAERDVLAKIAEMPEADRVLAGRIHEIIKTAAPGLAPKLWYGMPAYARDGKVVCHFQSAEKFKTRYATLGFSDQASLDDGAMWSTAYAVRELTAADEERISELVKKAVG
- a CDS encoding glyoxalase; translation: MVMATTTFTAAGTSLASVTLEVADPEAARRFYSACDLDPYVHLRASEAHSTGFRGFTMALTVSGPATVDSFIGAAVDAGATVLKPAAKSLWGYGGVAQAPDGTIWKVATSAKKDIGPATREIDDVVVLLGVENVKATKQFYVSRGLTVAKSFGGKYAEFASGQSGPLKLALYKRRALAKDLGVPAAGAGSHRIVLGGTGGTFTDPDGFAWEAAASRAPTSS